A window from Lactiplantibacillus pentosus encodes these proteins:
- a CDS encoding cupin domain-containing protein: MVKNSEVKDGVIFPVGEPNTAFQQYFIGQSYLKGLVSDPDVNVHVGNVTFEPGCRNNWHIHHNGFQILLVTGGEGWYQEAGQKPRHLVAGDVVVTKDGVKHWHGATKDSWFEHIAITAGTAEWLEPVTDDAYNNLEA, from the coding sequence ATGGTCAAAAATTCAGAAGTAAAAGATGGCGTTATTTTTCCAGTTGGAGAACCGAACACGGCTTTTCAGCAATATTTTATCGGGCAAAGTTATTTAAAAGGACTGGTTTCTGATCCAGATGTCAATGTGCATGTCGGCAACGTGACTTTTGAACCTGGATGCCGGAATAATTGGCATATTCATCATAACGGCTTTCAAATCCTACTTGTTACTGGTGGCGAAGGCTGGTATCAGGAAGCTGGCCAGAAACCACGGCACTTAGTTGCAGGTGATGTTGTTGTGACGAAGGACGGGGTCAAACACTGGCATGGTGCAACCAAAGATAGTTGGTTCGAACATATCGCAATTACGGCTGGTACGGCAGAGTGGTTAGAACCCGTAACAGACGACGCTTACAATAACTTGGAGGCTTGA
- a CDS encoding carboxymuconolactone decarboxylase family protein, with translation MAEKQTAGRDNLGEFAPQFAALNDDVLFGEVWSRESELSLHDRSMITCASLMSQGLFPQLSSHMKLAKKHGVTKDEMVALITQLAFYAGWPKAWSAFGLAKEVYGD, from the coding sequence ATGGCAGAAAAACAAACAGCTGGACGTGACAATTTAGGTGAATTTGCACCTCAATTTGCTGCACTTAATGATGATGTTTTATTTGGCGAAGTTTGGTCGCGAGAGTCTGAGCTTTCGTTGCATGACCGTAGTATGATTACTTGCGCTTCATTGATGTCGCAGGGGTTGTTCCCTCAATTATCGTCACACATGAAGCTGGCCAAAAAGCATGGTGTTACCAAGGATGAGATGGTTGCACTGATTACGCAGCTGGCATTTTATGCCGGGTGGCCAAAGGCTTGGTCCGCGTTCGGTTTAGCCAAAGAAGTCTATGGTGATTAG